The following proteins are encoded in a genomic region of Anabas testudineus chromosome 13, fAnaTes1.2, whole genome shotgun sequence:
- the LOC113169403 gene encoding mitogen-activated protein kinase kinase kinase kinase 5-like isoform X1, whose protein sequence is MDFQHRAALDISTRNPQDDFEILQRVGGGTYGEVYKARNKQNGELAAIKVIKMEPEDDFSVIQQEIIIVKSCKHRNIVAYYGSYIRVNKLWICMEFCGGGSLQDIYHVTGPLSEPQIAYICREMLQGVDYLHAQKKIHRDIKGANILLNDHGEVKLADFGISAQITDTLSRRKSFIGTPYWMAPEVAAVELKGGYNELCDIWSVGITAIELAELQPPMFDVHPLRVLFLMSKSGYQPPKLKDKSKWSSNFYNFVKAMLVRNPKKRPGASKMLSHLFLTQQCLNQELTLDLLEKYRHPEKLKSCLVTEDEDMEVAVPGSLRRIQSISKHNRAERTNSDISLEQIYTQRPVKKESPNVTLRLSVGSPDSSKSPLRDQDSDSDDDYDDVDIPTIQASSVTTVRADDIPPPLPPKPKARTSSEESMAGEDDRARKPSSLYAPTPLIRTSSGTHVRPTPKPRSSRHSDPASLPAQLKENPPGLIPPELPPKGIRRQKTPSKNPADCISPIMKKPPVYFKKIFHGCPLKINCSTTWENPATKDHHLILGSEEGIYTLNLNGSEATMELLYPGKCTWVYTISNVLMSVSGKSSQLHSHSLKELYEQARKDQRMVALPTHRLLPRKYAVTCKIPDTKGCKTCSVAANTQQNCVFLCCALESSVVLLQWYEPMHKFMLIKHFDFPLPNPLRVFEMVVAPRQDYPLVCIGVSQGCNPNQPVSVEYINLNSNTSWFTNTGLEKPSPDVVQVNQLDGSSLLVLIEKSVHFVNLDGELKSNRAQTHEISFSRDVESIVFFEDTVLAVWRHGWQRRGQDFSEVLEEVTDPRKIHRLVQSDRMVVLETRQTEDQSGLSNLYVLEIAENYVMLP, encoded by the exons GCACGCAACAAGCAGAATGGAGAGCTGGCAGCCATAAAGGTCATCAAGATGGAGCCAG AGGACGATTTTTCTGTCATCCAGCAGGAAATCATCATCGTAAAAAGCTGCAAACATCGCAACATAGTGGCTTATTACGGCAGCTACATACG AGTTAATAAACTGTGGATCTGCATGGAGTTCTGTGGAGGAGGCTCCCTTCAGGACATTTACCAtg TGACTGGTCCTCTGTCAGAGCCACAGATAGCTTACATCTGCAGGGAGATGCTACAG ggTGTGGACTACCTGCACGCACAAAAGAAAATCCACAGAGACATCAAG GGTGCCAACATCCTCCTCAACGATCACGGAGAGGTCAAGCTGG CTGACTTTGGGATCTCAGCTCAGATCACAGACACTCTGTCCCGGCGGAAGTCCTTCATTGGGACACCGTACTG GATGGCGCCAGAGGTGGCAGCAGTGGAGCTCAAAGGCGGCTACAACGAGCTGTGTGACATCTGGTCTGTGGGCATCACTGCTATAGAGCTGGCGGAGCTGCAGCCGCCAATGTTTGATGTTCACCCACTGCG GGTCCTGTTTCTCATGTCAAAGAGCGGCTACCAGCCTCCTAAACTCAAGGACAAGTCTAAATG GTCGTCTAATTTTTATAACTTCGTCAAAGCCATGTTGGTGAGGAACCCGAAGAAGAGACCCGGCGCCTCCAAGATGCTCTCG CACTTGTTTCTGACCCAGCAGTGCCTGAACCAGGAGCTGACCCTGGACCTGCTGGAGAAGTATCGACATCCTGAGAAACTGAAGAGCTGTCTGGTGACAGAGGATGAGGATATGGAG GTGGCAGTCCCTGGATCTTTAAGGAGGATCCAATCCATCAGCAAACATAACCGGGCAGAGAGGACGAACTCTGACATTAGCT TGGAACAGATTTATACTCAGAGGCCTGTGAAGAAAGAGTCGCCGAATGTAACG ttACGACTTTCAGTGGGATCCCCCGACAGTAGCAAGAGTCCACTGAG GGACCAGGACTCAGACTCAGACGATGACTACGATGATGTGGACAT CCCTACGATACAAGCCAGCAG TGTCACGACGGTGCGAGCTGATGACATCCCACCTCCACTTCCTCCAAAG cccAAAGCACGGACAAGCTCAGAGGAAAGCATGGCAGGGGAAGATGATCGAGCAAGGAAACCCTCCTCTCTGTATGCCCCCACCCCGCTCATTAGGACCTCCAGTGGGACACACGTCCGACCTACGCCCAAACCGAGATCCTCACGACACTCAG ATCCCGCGTCCTTGCCTGCCCAGTTGAAGGAAAACCCCCCAGGCCTCATTCCTCCTGAGCTCCCCCCTAAAGGCATCCGCAGACAGAAAACCCCATCAAAG AATCCTGCTGATTGTATCAGCCCCATCatgaagaaacctcca gtTTACTTTAAGAAGATCTTCCATGGCTGCCCTCTTAAAATTAACTGTTCCACCACCTGGGAAAACCCAGCGACCAAAG ATCATCATCTCATCCTGGGCTCAGAGGAAGGAATCTACACCCTGAACCTCAACGGCTCAGAGGCGACGATGGAGCTG TTGTATCCTGGGAAGTGCACCTGGGTCTACACCATTAGTAACGTCCTCATGTCTGTATCAG GGAAGTCGTCGCAGCTTCACTCCCATTCACTAAAGGAGTTGTACGAACAGGCTCGGAAAGACCAGAGGATGGTTGCCTTGCCGACTCACAGACTGTTACCTAG GAAATATGCAGTGACGTGTAAAATACCTGATACCAAAGGCTGCAAGACCTGCTCAGTCG CAGCTAACACGCAGCAAAACTGTGTGTTCCTGTGCTGTGCTCTGGAGTCCAgtgtggtgctgctgcagtggtACGAGCCCATGCACAAGTTCATGCTGATTAAG CATTTTGACTTTCCGCTGCCCAACCCTCTGCGGGTGTTTGAGATGGTGGTGGCCCCCCGGCAGGACTACCCACTGGTGTGTATCGGTGTGTCTCAGGGGTGTAACCCCAACCAGCCAGTCAGTGTAGAATACATCAACCTCAACTCCAACACGTCCTGGTTCACCAACACTGGCCTGG AGAAACCTTCTCCAGACGTAGTGCAAGTAAATCAGCTGGACGGCAGCTCACTGCTCGTCCTCATAGAAA AGTCCGTGCATTTTGTCAATCTGGACGGAGAGTTGAAGAGCAACAGAGCTCAGACACATGAAATCAGCTTCTCTCGTGACGTTGAGTCTATAG tgttttttgagGACACGGTGTTGGCAGTGTGGCGTCACGGCTGGCAGAGGAGAGGACAAGATTTCAGTGAGGTGCTGGAGGAAGTGACAGACCCCAGGAAGATCCACAGGCTGGTGCAGTCCGACAG GATGGTGGTCTTGGAGACACGTCAGACCGAGGACCAGTCAGGCCTGTCCAACCTGTACGTCCTGGAAATTGCTGAGAATTACGTCATGCTGCCGTGA
- the LOC113169403 gene encoding mitogen-activated protein kinase kinase kinase kinase 5-like isoform X2 — translation MDFQHRAALDISTRNPQDDFEILQRVGGGTYGEVYKARNKQNGELAAIKVIKMEPEDDFSVIQQEIIIVKSCKHRNIVAYYGSYIRVNKLWICMEFCGGGSLQDIYHVTGPLSEPQIAYICREMLQGVDYLHAQKKIHRDIKGANILLNDHGEVKLADFGISAQITDTLSRRKSFIGTPYWMAPEVAAVELKGGYNELCDIWSVGITAIELAELQPPMFDVHPLRVLFLMSKSGYQPPKLKDKSKWSSNFYNFVKAMLVRNPKKRPGASKMLSHLFLTQQCLNQELTLDLLEKYRHPEKLKSCLVTEDEDMEVAVPGSLRRIQSISKHNRAERTNSDISLEQIYTQRPVKKESPNVTLRLSVGSPDSSKSPLRDQDSDSDDDYDDVDIPTIQASSVTTVRADDIPPPLPPKPKARTSSEESMAGEDDRARKPSSLYAPTPLIRTSSGTHVRPTPKPRSSRHSDPASLPAQLKENPPGLIPPELPPKGIRRQKTPSKNPADCISPIMKKPPVYFKKIFHGCPLKINCSTTWENPATKDHHLILGSEEGIYTLNLNGSEATMELLYPGKCTWVYTISNVLMSVSGKSSQLHSHSLKELYEQARKDQRMVALPTHRLLPRKYAVTCKIPDTKGCKTCSVANTQQNCVFLCCALESSVVLLQWYEPMHKFMLIKHFDFPLPNPLRVFEMVVAPRQDYPLVCIGVSQGCNPNQPVSVEYINLNSNTSWFTNTGLEKPSPDVVQVNQLDGSSLLVLIEKSVHFVNLDGELKSNRAQTHEISFSRDVESIVFFEDTVLAVWRHGWQRRGQDFSEVLEEVTDPRKIHRLVQSDRMVVLETRQTEDQSGLSNLYVLEIAENYVMLP, via the exons GCACGCAACAAGCAGAATGGAGAGCTGGCAGCCATAAAGGTCATCAAGATGGAGCCAG AGGACGATTTTTCTGTCATCCAGCAGGAAATCATCATCGTAAAAAGCTGCAAACATCGCAACATAGTGGCTTATTACGGCAGCTACATACG AGTTAATAAACTGTGGATCTGCATGGAGTTCTGTGGAGGAGGCTCCCTTCAGGACATTTACCAtg TGACTGGTCCTCTGTCAGAGCCACAGATAGCTTACATCTGCAGGGAGATGCTACAG ggTGTGGACTACCTGCACGCACAAAAGAAAATCCACAGAGACATCAAG GGTGCCAACATCCTCCTCAACGATCACGGAGAGGTCAAGCTGG CTGACTTTGGGATCTCAGCTCAGATCACAGACACTCTGTCCCGGCGGAAGTCCTTCATTGGGACACCGTACTG GATGGCGCCAGAGGTGGCAGCAGTGGAGCTCAAAGGCGGCTACAACGAGCTGTGTGACATCTGGTCTGTGGGCATCACTGCTATAGAGCTGGCGGAGCTGCAGCCGCCAATGTTTGATGTTCACCCACTGCG GGTCCTGTTTCTCATGTCAAAGAGCGGCTACCAGCCTCCTAAACTCAAGGACAAGTCTAAATG GTCGTCTAATTTTTATAACTTCGTCAAAGCCATGTTGGTGAGGAACCCGAAGAAGAGACCCGGCGCCTCCAAGATGCTCTCG CACTTGTTTCTGACCCAGCAGTGCCTGAACCAGGAGCTGACCCTGGACCTGCTGGAGAAGTATCGACATCCTGAGAAACTGAAGAGCTGTCTGGTGACAGAGGATGAGGATATGGAG GTGGCAGTCCCTGGATCTTTAAGGAGGATCCAATCCATCAGCAAACATAACCGGGCAGAGAGGACGAACTCTGACATTAGCT TGGAACAGATTTATACTCAGAGGCCTGTGAAGAAAGAGTCGCCGAATGTAACG ttACGACTTTCAGTGGGATCCCCCGACAGTAGCAAGAGTCCACTGAG GGACCAGGACTCAGACTCAGACGATGACTACGATGATGTGGACAT CCCTACGATACAAGCCAGCAG TGTCACGACGGTGCGAGCTGATGACATCCCACCTCCACTTCCTCCAAAG cccAAAGCACGGACAAGCTCAGAGGAAAGCATGGCAGGGGAAGATGATCGAGCAAGGAAACCCTCCTCTCTGTATGCCCCCACCCCGCTCATTAGGACCTCCAGTGGGACACACGTCCGACCTACGCCCAAACCGAGATCCTCACGACACTCAG ATCCCGCGTCCTTGCCTGCCCAGTTGAAGGAAAACCCCCCAGGCCTCATTCCTCCTGAGCTCCCCCCTAAAGGCATCCGCAGACAGAAAACCCCATCAAAG AATCCTGCTGATTGTATCAGCCCCATCatgaagaaacctcca gtTTACTTTAAGAAGATCTTCCATGGCTGCCCTCTTAAAATTAACTGTTCCACCACCTGGGAAAACCCAGCGACCAAAG ATCATCATCTCATCCTGGGCTCAGAGGAAGGAATCTACACCCTGAACCTCAACGGCTCAGAGGCGACGATGGAGCTG TTGTATCCTGGGAAGTGCACCTGGGTCTACACCATTAGTAACGTCCTCATGTCTGTATCAG GGAAGTCGTCGCAGCTTCACTCCCATTCACTAAAGGAGTTGTACGAACAGGCTCGGAAAGACCAGAGGATGGTTGCCTTGCCGACTCACAGACTGTTACCTAG GAAATATGCAGTGACGTGTAAAATACCTGATACCAAAGGCTGCAAGACCTGCTCAGTCG CTAACACGCAGCAAAACTGTGTGTTCCTGTGCTGTGCTCTGGAGTCCAgtgtggtgctgctgcagtggtACGAGCCCATGCACAAGTTCATGCTGATTAAG CATTTTGACTTTCCGCTGCCCAACCCTCTGCGGGTGTTTGAGATGGTGGTGGCCCCCCGGCAGGACTACCCACTGGTGTGTATCGGTGTGTCTCAGGGGTGTAACCCCAACCAGCCAGTCAGTGTAGAATACATCAACCTCAACTCCAACACGTCCTGGTTCACCAACACTGGCCTGG AGAAACCTTCTCCAGACGTAGTGCAAGTAAATCAGCTGGACGGCAGCTCACTGCTCGTCCTCATAGAAA AGTCCGTGCATTTTGTCAATCTGGACGGAGAGTTGAAGAGCAACAGAGCTCAGACACATGAAATCAGCTTCTCTCGTGACGTTGAGTCTATAG tgttttttgagGACACGGTGTTGGCAGTGTGGCGTCACGGCTGGCAGAGGAGAGGACAAGATTTCAGTGAGGTGCTGGAGGAAGTGACAGACCCCAGGAAGATCCACAGGCTGGTGCAGTCCGACAG GATGGTGGTCTTGGAGACACGTCAGACCGAGGACCAGTCAGGCCTGTCCAACCTGTACGTCCTGGAAATTGCTGAGAATTACGTCATGCTGCCGTGA
- the zmp:0000000529 gene encoding WD repeat-containing protein 20 isoform X1: protein MAGDGGALKDINEIKSQFRTREGFYKLLTLSDSQQRGGLPRGPTAGAPLGPGAGAGPIPGGGVGLLQGPGAAAAAAAAAAAAASSSSNAAANSSPGGFLPPVRVSMVKLQPEDPSEESERVCFNIGRELYFYTYTNIKKAVDLSKPIDKRIYKGTQPTCHDFNQYSATAESVALIVGFSAGQVQYLDPIKKETSKLFNEERLIDKSKVTCLKWLPKSENLFLASHASGHLYLYNVDHPCGTTAPQYSLLRQGEGFAVYACKTKTPRNPLLRWAVGEGGLNEFAFSPDGVHVACVGQDGCLRVFHFDSMELQGVMKSYFGGLLCVSWSPDGKYLATGGEDDLVTVWSFAESRVVARGHGHKSWVNVVAFDPFTTSLEDDEPMELSGSEEDLHQGAPNNSMHFGRVRTSSTLSRLSRHSSKGGSPSVTYRFGSVGQDTQFCLWDLTDDVLYPRLPLSRAFTNTFGPSLSNSGSGGVNSTSVGGGSGGVEGHHHPPNTNTGTSNPPTLPLPLPRSLSRSNSLPHPAVANASKGQGSSEGGGGSGGGGGSSGGGNSTPFSIGRFATLSLQERKSDKSGGSSGVEKEHKRYHSLGNISKSNDKINVAPRSNRLDGAKVLGTTLCPRMHEVPLLEPLVCKKIAHERLTVLVFMDDCIITACQEGLICTWARPGKAVRLLLSVNDEEIVVKHTQS from the exons ATGGCCGGAGATGGCGGCGCTCTGAAGGATATCAATGAGATTAAATCCCAGTTCCGGACCAGAGAGGGCTTCTACAAGCTGCTCACCCTCTCCGACTCGCAGCAGCGGGGCGGGCTGCCGCGGGGTCCGACCGCCGGAGCCCCGCTGGGCCCCGGGGCTGGAGCCGGTCCGATACCCGGTGGAGGGGTCGGGCTGCTGCAGGGGCCCGGGGCTGCCGCTGCCGCCGCCgctgccgccgccgccgccgcctcctcctcttccaatGCCGCAGCCAACTCCTCTCCGGGCGGCTTCCTGCCTCCGGTCCGGGTCTCGATGGTCAAGCTGCAGCCCGAGGACCCGAGCGAGGAGTCGGAGCGTGTGTGCTTCAACATCGGCAGGGAGCTGTACTTCTACACGTACACCAACATCAAGAAG gcagTGGACCTCAGTAAGCCTATAGACAAAAGAATCTACAAGGGGACTCAGCCGACGTGTCATGACTTCAACCAATACTCGGCCACAGCAGAGAGTGTAGCTCTCATCGTTGGTTTCTCAGCCGGACAGGTCCAGTATCTCGACCCCATCAAGAAGGAGACCAGTAAACTCTTCAATGAGGAG AGGTTGATAGATAAATCCAAGGTGACGTGTCTAAAATGGCTTCCGAAGTCAGAGAACCTGTTCCTGGCCTCCCACGCCAGCGGCCACCTCTACCTCTACAATGTGGATCATCCATGCGGCACCACAGCCCCACAGTATTCCCTGCTGCGGCAGGGTGAAGGATTTGCCGTCTACGCCTGTAAAACGAAGACACCACGCAACCCTCTGTTGCGATGGGCTGTGGGTGAAGGGGGCCTCAACGAGTTTGCCTTCTCCCCAGATGGTGTTCACGTGGCCTGTGTGGGACAGGACGGCTGCCTGCGCGTCTTCCACTTTGACTCCATGGAACTGCAGGGGGTGATGAAGAGCTACTTTGGCgggctgctgtgtgtgtcgTGGAGCCCTGATGGGAAATATCTCGCCACAGGCGGAGAGGATGACCTGGTTACTGTGTGGTCATTTGCAGAAAGCCGTGTGGTAGCAAGGGGACACGGACACAAGTCCTGGGTCAATGTGGTGGCATTTGACCCCTTCACAACCTCACTGGAAGATGATGAGCCTATGGAGCTTAGTGGCAGCGAGGAGGACCTCCATCAGGGGGCGCCAAATAACTCCATGCACTTCGGCCGGGTCCGAACAAGCAGCACTTTGTCCCGTCTTTCTCGGCACAGCTCTAAAGGGGGCTCGCCGTCGGTCACGTACCGGTTTGGCTCAGTGGGGCAGGACACCCAGTTCTGTCTGTGGGACCTAACGGATGATGTCTTGTACCCACGCCTGCCGCTGTCTCGCGCCTTTACTAACACTTTTGGACCCTCGCTGTCCAACTCAGGCAGTGGGGGGGTCAACAGCACCTCAGTTGGGGGAGGAAGTGGAGGGGTTGAAGGTCACCATCACCCACCTAACACCAACACTGGCACCTCCAACCCCCCAACGCTGCCCTTACCGCTTCCTCGCTCCCTTTCACGCTCCAACTCTCTGCCCCACCCCGCCGTGGCAAATGCCTCCAAGGGCCAGGGGTCCTCTGAAGGCGGTGGGggaagtggaggaggtggagggagcaGTGGCGGAGGAAACAGCACCCCCTTTAGCATCGGCCGCTTTGCCACACTGTCGCTCCAGGAGCGCAAGTCGGACAAGTCTGGTGGCAGCAGCGGAGTTGAGAAGGAGCACAAGCGGTACCACAGCTTGGGCAACATCAGCAAAAGCAACGATAAGATCAATGTGGCGCCGAGGAGCAACCGGCTGGACGGCGCTAAGGTCCTGGGAACCACACTGTGCCCACGCATGCATGAGGTGCCACTGCTGGAGCCCCTGGTGTGCAAGAAGATTGCACACGAGAGGTTGACTGTGCTGGTGTTCATGGACGACTGCATCATCACAGCCTGCCAAGAGGGCCTCATCTGCACTTGGGCGCGGCCCGGGAAGGCGGTACGTCTTCTGTTAAGTGTAAATGATGAAGAAATAGTCGTCAAACAtactcagagctga
- the zmp:0000000529 gene encoding WD repeat-containing protein 20 isoform X2, with product MAGDGGALKDINEIKSQFRTREGFYKLLTLSDSQQRGGLPRGPTAGAPLGPGAGAGPIPGGGVGLLQGPGAAAAAAAAAAAAASSSSNAAANSSPGGFLPPVRVSMVKLQPEDPSEESERVCFNIGRELYFYTYTNIKKAVDLSKPIDKRIYKGTQPTCHDFNQYSATAESVALIVGFSAGQVQYLDPIKKETSKLFNEERLIDKSKVTCLKWLPKSENLFLASHASGHLYLYNVDHPCGTTAPQYSLLRQGEGFAVYACKTKTPRNPLLRWAVGEGGLNEFAFSPDGVHVACVGQDGCLRVFHFDSMELQGVMKSYFGGLLCVSWSPDGKYLATGGEDDLVTVWSFAESRVVARGHGHKSWVNVVAFDPFTTSLEDDEPMELSGSEEDLHQGAPNNSMHFGRVRTSSTLSRLSRHSSKGGSPSVTYRFGSVGQDTQFCLWDLTDDVLYPRLPLSRAFTNTFGPSLSNSGSGGVNSTSVGGGSGGVEGHHHPPNTNTGTSNPPTLPLPLPRSLSRSNSLPHPAVANASKGQGSSEGGGGSGGGGGSSGGGNSTPFSIGRFATLSLQERKSDKSGGSSGVEKEHKRYHSLGNISKSNDKINVAPRSNRLDGAKVLGTTLCPRMHEVPLLEPLVCKKIAHERLTVLVFMDDCIITACQEGLICTWARPGKANLTAQNGNSPSGTVV from the exons ATGGCCGGAGATGGCGGCGCTCTGAAGGATATCAATGAGATTAAATCCCAGTTCCGGACCAGAGAGGGCTTCTACAAGCTGCTCACCCTCTCCGACTCGCAGCAGCGGGGCGGGCTGCCGCGGGGTCCGACCGCCGGAGCCCCGCTGGGCCCCGGGGCTGGAGCCGGTCCGATACCCGGTGGAGGGGTCGGGCTGCTGCAGGGGCCCGGGGCTGCCGCTGCCGCCGCCgctgccgccgccgccgccgcctcctcctcttccaatGCCGCAGCCAACTCCTCTCCGGGCGGCTTCCTGCCTCCGGTCCGGGTCTCGATGGTCAAGCTGCAGCCCGAGGACCCGAGCGAGGAGTCGGAGCGTGTGTGCTTCAACATCGGCAGGGAGCTGTACTTCTACACGTACACCAACATCAAGAAG gcagTGGACCTCAGTAAGCCTATAGACAAAAGAATCTACAAGGGGACTCAGCCGACGTGTCATGACTTCAACCAATACTCGGCCACAGCAGAGAGTGTAGCTCTCATCGTTGGTTTCTCAGCCGGACAGGTCCAGTATCTCGACCCCATCAAGAAGGAGACCAGTAAACTCTTCAATGAGGAG AGGTTGATAGATAAATCCAAGGTGACGTGTCTAAAATGGCTTCCGAAGTCAGAGAACCTGTTCCTGGCCTCCCACGCCAGCGGCCACCTCTACCTCTACAATGTGGATCATCCATGCGGCACCACAGCCCCACAGTATTCCCTGCTGCGGCAGGGTGAAGGATTTGCCGTCTACGCCTGTAAAACGAAGACACCACGCAACCCTCTGTTGCGATGGGCTGTGGGTGAAGGGGGCCTCAACGAGTTTGCCTTCTCCCCAGATGGTGTTCACGTGGCCTGTGTGGGACAGGACGGCTGCCTGCGCGTCTTCCACTTTGACTCCATGGAACTGCAGGGGGTGATGAAGAGCTACTTTGGCgggctgctgtgtgtgtcgTGGAGCCCTGATGGGAAATATCTCGCCACAGGCGGAGAGGATGACCTGGTTACTGTGTGGTCATTTGCAGAAAGCCGTGTGGTAGCAAGGGGACACGGACACAAGTCCTGGGTCAATGTGGTGGCATTTGACCCCTTCACAACCTCACTGGAAGATGATGAGCCTATGGAGCTTAGTGGCAGCGAGGAGGACCTCCATCAGGGGGCGCCAAATAACTCCATGCACTTCGGCCGGGTCCGAACAAGCAGCACTTTGTCCCGTCTTTCTCGGCACAGCTCTAAAGGGGGCTCGCCGTCGGTCACGTACCGGTTTGGCTCAGTGGGGCAGGACACCCAGTTCTGTCTGTGGGACCTAACGGATGATGTCTTGTACCCACGCCTGCCGCTGTCTCGCGCCTTTACTAACACTTTTGGACCCTCGCTGTCCAACTCAGGCAGTGGGGGGGTCAACAGCACCTCAGTTGGGGGAGGAAGTGGAGGGGTTGAAGGTCACCATCACCCACCTAACACCAACACTGGCACCTCCAACCCCCCAACGCTGCCCTTACCGCTTCCTCGCTCCCTTTCACGCTCCAACTCTCTGCCCCACCCCGCCGTGGCAAATGCCTCCAAGGGCCAGGGGTCCTCTGAAGGCGGTGGGggaagtggaggaggtggagggagcaGTGGCGGAGGAAACAGCACCCCCTTTAGCATCGGCCGCTTTGCCACACTGTCGCTCCAGGAGCGCAAGTCGGACAAGTCTGGTGGCAGCAGCGGAGTTGAGAAGGAGCACAAGCGGTACCACAGCTTGGGCAACATCAGCAAAAGCAACGATAAGATCAATGTGGCGCCGAGGAGCAACCGGCTGGACGGCGCTAAGGTCCTGGGAACCACACTGTGCCCACGCATGCATGAGGTGCCACTGCTGGAGCCCCTGGTGTGCAAGAAGATTGCACACGAGAGGTTGACTGTGCTGGTGTTCATGGACGACTGCATCATCACAGCCTGCCAAGAGGGCCTCATCTGCACTTGGGCGCGGCCCGGGAAGGCG AACTTGACAGCACAGAATGGGAACTCTCCAAGCGGCACCGTGGTATAG